One stretch of Castor canadensis chromosome 14, mCasCan1.hap1v2, whole genome shotgun sequence DNA includes these proteins:
- the LOC141416185 gene encoding olfactory receptor 7E24-like — MYLITVLGNLLIILTVSCVSHLHTLYLFLSNLSFADICFISTTVPNMIVNIQTHKRVISYESCVTQMSFFAIFGCMDDLMTVMAYDHYVAICYLLNYMVIMNTQHCAFLVLLCFLFSLLDSQLHNLFILNPSYFKDVEISNFFCDLSQLINLACPDMFANNIIMYFTGTIFGFLPISGIICSYYEIISSILKMPNTRGKYKAFSTCGSHLLLVCLFYGTSLGTYLFSDVSSFPRESAVAFVIYTVVTPMLNPFIYSLRNRDIRSALRILYNRTCSGSSI, encoded by the coding sequence atgtacctCATAACAGTGCTTGGGAATCTGCTCATAATCCTGACTGTCAGCTGTGTCTCCCACCTCCACACCCTGTACCTCTTTCTCTCTAATCTGTCCTTCGCTGATATCTGTTTCATTTCTACCACTGTCCCAAATATGATTGTAAACATTCAAACTCACAAGAGAGTCATCTCCTATGAAAGCTGTGTGACACAAATGTCCTTTTTTGCCATTTTTGGATGCATGGATGATCTTAtgactgtgatggcctatgaccatTATGTGGCTATCTGTTACCTTTTGAATTACATGGTCATCATGAACACTCAACACTGTGCCTTTTTAGTACTATTATGTTTCTTATTTAGTCTTCTGGACTCCCAATTGCataatttatttatcttaaatCCTTCCTACTTCAAGGATGTTGAGATTTCAAACTTCTTCTGTGATCTATCTCAACTCATTAATCTGGCCTGTCCTGATATGTTTGCTAATAACATAATCATGTATTTCACAGGCACCATATTTGGGTTTCTTCCTATCTCAGGGATCATTTGCTCTTACTATGAAATCATTTCTTCAATTCTCAAAATGCCAAATACAAGAGGAAAGTataaagccttctccacctgtgggtctcacctgttacttgtttgcttattttatggaacCAGTCTTGGAACGTACCTTTTTTCAGATGTGTCATCTTTCCCCAGAGAAAGTGCAGTAGCATTTGTGATTTACACAGTAGTCACCCCTATGCTGAATCCCTTCATCTACAGCTTGAGGAACAGGGATATAAGAAGTGCCCTGAGGATCCTCTACAATAGAACCTGTTCTGGGTCTTCCATATAG